Proteins co-encoded in one Priestia aryabhattai genomic window:
- a CDS encoding energy-coupling factor transporter transmembrane component T family protein: protein MMNSIIIGKYVPGHSVVHRMDPRAKLLLVFAYVLIVFLANNPIGYAFLGVYTLAIVAMSKVPVSFILRGLKPVLFIIIITFLLHIFMTKEGPLLFEWGWFSVYKGGLIQGVLISLRFLFLILITTMLTLTTTPIEVTDGMESLLNPFKKLKLPVHELALMMSISLRFIPTLMEETDKIIKAQTARGVDFSSGPITDRLKAVVPLLVPLFIGSFKRAEELAIAMEARGYKGGEGRTKYRQLKWGSIDTIMLLLLLAVAVVLVLIRT from the coding sequence ATGATGAACTCAATCATTATTGGTAAGTATGTGCCGGGTCATTCTGTTGTCCATCGAATGGATCCTCGGGCCAAGCTGCTTCTTGTATTTGCGTATGTATTAATTGTGTTTTTAGCAAATAACCCTATTGGCTATGCTTTTTTAGGTGTGTATACCCTTGCGATAGTGGCCATGAGTAAAGTGCCCGTTTCGTTTATTTTAAGAGGCTTAAAGCCCGTGCTATTTATTATTATCATCACGTTTCTTTTGCACATTTTCATGACAAAAGAAGGTCCTCTTTTGTTTGAATGGGGATGGTTTTCTGTCTATAAAGGCGGCCTTATTCAAGGTGTTTTAATTTCCTTGCGCTTCTTGTTCTTAATTTTAATTACGACGATGCTAACATTAACGACTACGCCCATTGAAGTAACAGACGGAATGGAAAGCTTGCTGAATCCATTTAAAAAGCTCAAGCTTCCTGTCCACGAATTAGCTTTAATGATGTCCATTTCTCTTCGCTTTATCCCTACATTGATGGAAGAGACGGATAAAATTATTAAAGCGCAGACAGCACGAGGAGTGGACTTTAGCAGCGGCCCCATTACGGATCGTTTGAAAGCTGTCGTTCCCTTGCTTGTTCCTCTATTTATAGGTTCGTTTAAGCGTGCTGAAGAGCTAGCTATTGCCATGGAGGCAAGGGGTTATAAAGGCGGAGAAGGGCGTACAAAGTATCGTCAATTGAAATGGGGAAGCATAGATACAATTATGCTTTTACTTCTGCTGGCAGTAGCAGTTGTTTTAGTGCTGATTAGAACGTAA